A window of the bacterium genome harbors these coding sequences:
- a CDS encoding STAS domain-containing protein: protein MITFQMGYGTGNPMFKIKTEQYAGWKIVALHGDLDQAGIEVFKKGIEELLAEPGKQYLFDLTNLKFISSEGLNILLWFRFQLEKQGPAKVILTNVSGFIQKIFNITKIDAHFDIQPDREMFFAGLSANNQESARKGQ from the coding sequence CCAGATGGGCTACGGCACCGGAAATCCTATGTTTAAAATCAAAACCGAGCAGTATGCGGGTTGGAAAATAGTCGCGCTTCACGGCGACCTTGACCAGGCCGGCATTGAAGTTTTCAAAAAGGGGATCGAAGAGCTTCTGGCCGAGCCGGGGAAGCAATATCTTTTCGACCTTACGAACCTCAAATTCATCAGCTCCGAAGGCCTCAACATCCTGCTTTGGTTCCGCTTCCAGCTCGAAAAGCAGGGCCCCGCGAAGGTAATTCTCACGAATGTATCCGGTTTCATCCAAAAAATCTTCAACATAACAAAAATCGACGCGCACTTCGACATACAGCCGGACCGCGAAATGTTTTTCGCAGGCCTTTCCGCCAACAACCAGGAATCGGCAAGGAAAGGTCAATAA
- the arsM gene encoding arsenite methyltransferase, protein MADVRKTVRKAYARVATSRTSCCGPSGSCCSGAPEASANPVAEADLGLSCGDPLSFGHIRPGDVVLDLGCGAGKDVFIAAEIAGPDGRAIGVDMTPEMLELARENAKKLESRTGLSNVEFREAYIESLPVEDGSVDVVISNCVINLSPDKPQVFREIFRVLKPGGKMVVSDIVLNRPLPMSIASDLDAYAACIAGALMREEYLQAIQDSGLSEIEIASDRLYTAENACDDPLTKDISASLEGAASSVTIVARKHS, encoded by the coding sequence ATGGCGGATGTCCGCAAAACGGTTAGAAAAGCTTATGCCAGGGTAGCTACCAGCAGGACTTCCTGCTGCGGGCCTTCTGGCTCATGCTGCTCCGGCGCGCCGGAGGCATCGGCCAATCCGGTGGCGGAGGCGGACCTCGGATTGTCCTGCGGCGATCCGCTTTCTTTCGGGCATATCCGGCCTGGCGACGTCGTTCTCGACCTCGGATGCGGCGCGGGTAAAGACGTATTCATCGCGGCCGAAATAGCCGGGCCGGACGGCCGCGCGATCGGAGTGGACATGACTCCCGAAATGTTGGAGCTTGCACGCGAAAACGCCAAAAAGCTCGAATCAAGAACCGGATTGTCAAATGTGGAATTTCGCGAAGCTTACATCGAGAGCCTTCCGGTTGAGGACGGCTCGGTTGACGTGGTTATTTCCAATTGCGTCATTAATCTCAGTCCCGACAAACCTCAAGTGTTCCGCGAGATATTCCGCGTTCTCAAGCCGGGAGGCAAGATGGTTGTATCCGATATAGTCCTCAACCGCCCGCTTCCAATGAGCATCGCGTCCGATCTTGACGCTTACGCCGCCTGCATCGCTGGCGCGCTTATGCGCGAAGAATACCTGCAGGCGATTCAGGACTCCGGTTTGAGTGAAATCGAAATCGCCTCCGACAGGCTTTACACGGCTGAAAACGCCTGCGACGATCCTTTGACGAAGGACATTTCGGCAAGCCTCGAAGGCGCGGCGTCAAGCGTCACGATAGTGGCGCGCAAACATTCGTAA
- a CDS encoding saccharopine dehydrogenase NADP-binding domain-containing protein — MSKGKIAVLGCGMVGGFIARTLAQQGFHVTAADADGEPLARLMNTKGITIKRADLSDAREVTNLASHSDLIIGALPGKLGFKSLETVIRAGKNTVDISFFPEDPFELDSLAKEHGVTAVVDCGVMPGLGGMAAARFAASMDRCDEISILVGGLPEDRSGKTEYKAPFSPSDVIEEYKRPARLRVNGKAVTRPALSEIETVEFPGVGTLEAFNTDGLRTLLRTMDCPDMREKTLRYPGHADKMKLLCELGFFSAEPVQTTNGKAIPLEVTSALLSREWKLRPGEPEFTAMHVNVKGVRGQTSACAEMRLLERMDKSTGDSSMARTTGLPAVAAALLIAEGKLKAAGIVPPEELGKDAEIFAAILRFLRESGISPEFSGIDL, encoded by the coding sequence ATGTCGAAGGGCAAAATCGCTGTTCTCGGTTGCGGAATGGTCGGCGGGTTCATCGCCCGCACGCTCGCGCAGCAAGGATTTCATGTAACCGCTGCGGACGCGGACGGCGAACCGCTGGCGCGGCTTATGAACACAAAAGGAATTACCATAAAGCGAGCCGACCTGTCGGACGCGCGGGAAGTCACGAATCTTGCCAGCCATTCGGATTTGATTATCGGAGCTTTGCCGGGGAAGCTGGGTTTCAAGTCGCTCGAAACAGTCATTCGCGCCGGGAAAAATACGGTTGACATCTCGTTTTTTCCGGAAGATCCGTTCGAGCTGGATAGTTTGGCAAAAGAGCACGGCGTAACCGCGGTCGTGGACTGCGGGGTGATGCCTGGACTGGGCGGTATGGCGGCTGCGAGATTCGCGGCTTCCATGGACAGATGTGACGAGATAAGCATTCTGGTCGGAGGCCTCCCTGAAGACAGGAGCGGAAAAACCGAATACAAGGCGCCGTTTTCGCCGTCAGACGTAATCGAGGAATACAAGCGGCCGGCGCGGCTGCGCGTTAACGGCAAAGCGGTCACGCGCCCCGCACTTTCCGAAATCGAAACCGTCGAGTTTCCGGGGGTCGGTACGCTGGAGGCTTTCAACACCGACGGTCTACGCACGCTTCTGCGCACGATGGACTGTCCCGACATGCGCGAGAAAACGCTGCGCTATCCGGGACACGCGGACAAAATGAAGCTTTTGTGCGAGCTAGGATTCTTCAGCGCCGAGCCTGTGCAGACAACGAACGGAAAGGCGATACCCCTGGAAGTTACCTCTGCTCTTTTGTCCCGCGAGTGGAAGCTGCGCCCCGGCGAGCCGGAATTCACAGCGATGCATGTAAACGTTAAAGGCGTTCGCGGCCAAACTAGCGCGTGCGCGGAAATGCGGCTGCTGGAGCGTATGGACAAGTCCACGGGCGACAGCTCGATGGCTCGCACGACGGGGCTGCCAGCGGTCGCGGCGGCGCTGCTCATCGCCGAAGGAAAACTGAAAGCGGCCGGAATTGTGCCTCCGGAAGAACTGGGAAAGGACGCGGAAATATTCGCGGCGATTTTGCGGTTCCTGCGCGAAAGCGGGATTTCTCCGGAGTTTTCCGGAATCGACTTGTAG
- a CDS encoding ABC transporter permease has protein sequence MRRKALAVSLSQFATHPVQTILSVIGIAIGIANIITLISLSETAKRQTERIMSDFGANTLFVTPYFNADEPLASQGAVAAAFLPADYENAIRALPEIESVCPISVFPSHVGWGSVRKFSTLLGTRENMREIRNYEMVEGVFLSKANIENMDLVCVLGYSARRKIFGDSQAIGESVAIKGRKFKVIGSLEERGFFGFEDLDDRIYVPITVLSEMYQFDGVHTILVEKKADISDDAAIAKIEKALRAAGGGSQGDDDFKVFSIKDFSRLRDKTFAVFSVILMGVGAIALVVAGIGIMNVMLMSVITRTREIGIRKAVGASKADVFTQFLAESAVTCIIGSIIGIGAGVAAMVGITRWAHWTPYISTGTVALAVLFSILTGIVFGLLPALRAASLDPINALRYE, from the coding sequence ATGCGCCGCAAAGCACTCGCGGTTTCATTAAGCCAGTTCGCGACCCATCCCGTTCAGACGATTCTGTCGGTGATCGGAATCGCGATCGGAATCGCCAACATAATTACGCTGATCAGCCTTTCCGAGACTGCGAAACGCCAGACCGAGCGCATAATGAGCGATTTCGGGGCCAACACGCTTTTCGTCACTCCCTATTTCAACGCCGACGAGCCGCTTGCTAGTCAAGGCGCGGTCGCCGCGGCGTTCCTTCCCGCCGATTACGAAAATGCGATACGCGCACTTCCGGAAATCGAAAGCGTATGTCCCATTTCGGTATTTCCCTCGCACGTGGGATGGGGCTCGGTTCGCAAGTTCAGCACTTTGCTTGGAACGCGCGAGAACATGCGCGAAATCCGCAACTACGAAATGGTCGAAGGCGTTTTTCTTTCGAAAGCAAACATCGAAAACATGGATCTTGTTTGCGTGCTTGGATATTCCGCCCGCAGAAAAATATTCGGCGATTCGCAAGCAATAGGCGAATCGGTGGCCATAAAGGGCAGAAAATTCAAGGTGATCGGCTCGCTCGAGGAACGCGGTTTTTTCGGTTTCGAGGATTTGGACGACAGGATATACGTCCCGATAACCGTACTCTCCGAAATGTACCAATTCGACGGTGTGCACACTATTTTGGTGGAGAAAAAAGCCGACATTTCCGACGACGCGGCGATAGCCAAAATCGAGAAAGCGCTGCGCGCCGCGGGCGGCGGCTCCCAAGGCGACGACGACTTCAAGGTGTTCTCCATCAAAGATTTCAGCAGGCTTCGCGATAAAACGTTCGCAGTGTTTTCGGTAATCCTCATGGGCGTCGGGGCAATCGCTCTGGTCGTCGCAGGAATCGGCATAATGAACGTCATGCTGATGTCTGTAATCACAAGGACGCGCGAGATTGGGATTCGCAAGGCTGTGGGCGCGTCAAAGGCGGATGTATTCACGCAATTCCTCGCGGAGTCCGCAGTGACATGCATAATCGGATCGATTATCGGCATTGGTGCGGGGGTGGCCGCGATGGTCGGAATCACGCGTTGGGCGCACTGGACGCCTTACATCTCGACCGGCACGGTCGCTCTGGCCGTGCTTTTCAGCATTCTGACAGGAATCGTATTCGGCTTGCTGCCGGCGCTTCGCGCGGCATCCCTCGACCCCATCAACGCGCTTCGGTACGAATAG